The proteins below are encoded in one region of Oncorhynchus tshawytscha isolate Ot180627B linkage group LG04, Otsh_v2.0, whole genome shotgun sequence:
- the LOC112248251 gene encoding sodium-dependent serotonin transporter-like yields MAIFGGVPLFYMELALGQFHRTGAISIWKHICPIFKGIGYAICVISLYVSFYYNTIIAWALFYFYSSFASVLPWTNCDNAWNTENCTNYFLKDNVTWNNYSRSPAEEFYTRNVLEIHKSDGLSNVGGVRWQLMLCLFLIFTIVYFSLWKGVKTSGKVVWVTATLPYVVLFILLIRGATLPGAWKGVVFYLQPKWEKLFETSVWVDAAAQIFFSLGPGFGVLLALSSYNPFTNNCYRDAIVTSLVNCLTSFMSGFVIFTMLGYMAEKRNVNVEDVARDKGPSLLFITYPEAIANMTGSTFFAIIFFVMMITLGLDSTFGGLEAIITAVMDEYPEYLAHRRELFVLGLVVVCFLGSLSTLTNGGAYVVKLLEEFGVGSSIIAVGFLEAIAVSWFYGITRFSNDIKSMLGYYPGLFWKVCWVAISPAFLAYIIVSSLLKPAPLQLFDYKYPDWSITVGYIIGASSFMWIPIYMVYKLVWTPGSLKQRLAVCLRPERTIMPEIHTDSLNMSAVP; encoded by the exons ATGGCGATTTTTGGAGGGGTGCCACTCTTTTACATGGAACTGGCACTGGGACAGTTCCACAGAACTGGTGCCATATCCATATGGAAACACATATGCCCCATCTTCAAAG GCATTGGGTATGCGATCTGTGTCATCTCGCTCTACGTCTCATTCTACTACAACACCATCATCGCCTGGGCACTCTTCTACTTCTACTCGTCCTTCGCCAGCGTCCTGCCCTGGACCAACTGTGACAATGCCTGGAACACTGAAAACTGCACCAACTACTTCCTGAAAGACAACGTGACCTGGAATAACTACTCCAGGTCACCTGCTGAGGAATTTTACAC GAGGAATGTTCTGGAAATCCACAAGTCCGATGGGCTGAGTAACGTGGGGGGTGTTCGCTGGCAGCTGATGCTCTGCCTCTTCCTCATCTTCACTATCGTTTACTTCAGTCTCTGGAAGGGAGTGAAGACATCAGGGAAG GTAGTGTGGGTGACAGCCACCTTGCCCTATGTGGTGCTCTTCATCCTGTTGATCCGTGGTGCCACCCTACCAGGTGCATGGAAGGGAGTGGTCTTCTACCTCCAGCCCAAGTGGGAGAAACTCTTCGAGACCAGT GTGTGGGTAGATGCTGCGGCTCAGATCTTCTTCTCCCTGGGGCCAGGCTTTGGGGTACTCCTTGCCCTCTCCAGCTACAACCCCTTCACCAACAACTGTTATCG TGACGCCATAGTGACCAGCCTGGTGAACTGCCTGACCAGCTTCATGTCTGGGTTTGTGATCTTCACTATGCTGGGGTACATGGCAGAGAAGAGAAATGTGAATGTGGAGGATGTGGCCAGAGACAAAG GTCCAAGCCTACTCTTCATCACATATCCAGAGGCCATAGCCAACATGACAGGATCAACGTTCTTCGCCATTATCTTCTTCGTGATGATGATCACTCTTGGGCTTGACAGCACG TTCGGAGGACTGGAGGCTATCATTACTGCTGTGATGGATGAATACCCTGAATACCTGGCACACAGACGGGAGCTGTTTGTACTGGGCTTGGTCGTTGTGTGCTTTTTGGGCTCCCTCAGCACTCTtaccaat GGTGGGGCCTATGTGGTGAAACTGCTGGAGGAATTTGGGGTGGGTTCCTCCATCATTGCTGTTGGTTTTCTTGAGGCCATCGCTGTTTCCTGGTTCTATG GTATCACAAGATTCAGCAATGACATTAAATCCATGTTAGGCTATTATCCTGGATTATTCTGGAAGGTGTGCTGGGTGGCTATTAGTCCTGCATTTCTAGCG TATATAATAGTGAGctccctgctcaagccagcgcccCTCCAACTCTTTGACTACAAGTACCCAGACTGGAGCATTACGGTGGGCTACATCATCGGTGCCTCGTCCTTCATGTGGATCCCCATCTATATGGTCTACAAGCTGGTGTGGACCCCCGGATCACTGAAACAG